The following are from one region of the Acipenser ruthenus chromosome 19, fAciRut3.2 maternal haplotype, whole genome shotgun sequence genome:
- the LOC117424720 gene encoding inositol 1,4,5-trisphosphate receptor-interacting protein-like produces the protein MSTPQLLEDLYTRKVTFPDSELLRYREFAEQVVRTLLQEVQIHRRDGDPVIGREPIGTGSSFEGVKVKPELEFDFMVPIQTNVQQIVFCDTDPHVPSRFGIVKTGSQQKFQLQSKSTWKKDEDFKTKFCTDARGYGFLLSADKIRKWFQSLSDRTLSALEKRFPGSTFRFQQHDPARNLLVTKDGKELNIDIVPAIKYENAFLVAKQCSSEINLPNEATWRLSFSTSERDFFKEMKRVLPSNSCHLKCLQILKYLRENDSKLRPSSHFTHGLRSYYLKTALFHLVMKSSPQAWAAGCLEQRLREMIEYLIDRLGEDRIPHIFLGNKRHLENPQWHLGVPVKFFHHTEANLLEYVSKTTMEQARLRLIEISNNLDEILRQHLK, from the coding sequence atgtccacTCCGCAGTTGCTTGAAGATCTCTACACAAGGAAGGTGACGTTCCCAGATTCAGAGTTGCTCCGGTACAGAGAGTTTGCAGAACAGGTGGTCCGCACTCTCCTGCAAGAGGTTCAGATACACCGGCGGGACGGAGACCCGGTGATCGGGAGAGAGCCCATCGGCACCGGGAGCTCCTTCGAGGGCGTGAAGGTGAAGCCAGAGCTGGAGTTTGACTTCATGGTGCCGATCCAGACCAACGTGCAACAGATCGTTTTCTGCGACACTGATCCGCACGTTCCCAGCCGCTTCGGGATTGTCAAGACTGGATCTCAACAAAAGTTTCAATTACAATCTAAATCCACCTGGAAGAAGGATGAAGATTTCAAAACCAAGTTCTGCACAGATGCTCGTGGTTACGGGTTTCTGCTGTCGGCTGACAAGATCCGGAAGTGGTTCCAGTCTCTATCTGACCGCACCCTGTCAGCACTCGAAAAGCGTTTCCCTGGATCCACCTTCAGGTTCCAGCAGCACGATCCTGCCAGGAACCTTCTCGTGACCAAGGATGGGAAGGAGCTGAACATCGACATCGTGCCGGCTATCAAGTATGAGAACGCCTTCCTCGTCGCGAAGCAGTGCTCCAGTGAGATCAACCTTCCAAATGAGGCCACATGGAGGCTGTCCTTCTCCACCAGCGAGAGGGACTTTTTTAAGGAAATGAAGCGTGTCTTGCCCTCTAATTCCTGCCACCTCAAGTGCCTGCAGATCCTCAAGTACCTCAGAGAGAACGACAGTAAGCTCCGTCCCTCATCCCACTTCACCCACGGGCTTCGCTCCTACTACCTGAAGACCGCTCTCTTCCACTTGGTTATGAAGTCCTCTCCCCAGGCCTGGGCTGCCGGCTGCCTGGAACAGCGGCTCAGAGAGATGATCGAATACCTGATTGACAGACTGGGTGAAGACAGGATCCCGCACATCTTCCTGGGGAACAAGCGCCATCTGGAGAATCCGCAATGGCACCTGGGCGTCCCTGTGAAGTTCTTCCACCACACCGAAGCAAACCTGCTGGAGTACGTCAGCAAAACCACTATGGAGCAGGCCAGGCTGAGGCTGATTGAAATCAGTAATAACCTCGATGAGATCCTCCGCCAACATCTGAAATAA
- the LOC131698730 gene encoding inositol 1,4,5-trisphosphate receptor-interacting protein-like, with protein sequence MSTPQLLEDLYTRKVTFSDSELLRYREFAEQVVRTLLQEVQIHRRDGDPAIGREPIGTGSSFEGVKVKPELEFDFMVPIQTNVQQIVFCDTDPHVPSRFGIVKTGSQQKFQLQSKSTWKKDEYFEIKFCTDARGYGFLLSADKIRKWFQSLSDRTLSALEKRFPGSTFRFQQHDPARNLLVTKDGKELNIDIVPAIKNKKELNIDIVPAIAYENTFLVAKQCSSEINLPNEATWRLSFSTSERDFFKEMKRVLPSNSCHLKCLQILKYLRENDSKLRPSSHFTHGLRSYYLKTALFHLVMKSSPQAWAAGCLEQRLREMIEYLIDRLGEDRIPHIFLGNKRHLENPQWHLGVPVKFFHHTEANLLEYVSKTTMEQARLRLIEISNNLDEILRQHLK encoded by the coding sequence atgtccacTCCGCAGTTGCTTGAAGATCTCTACACGAGGAAGGTGACGTTCTCAGATTCAGAGTTGCTCCGGTACAGAGAGTTTGCAGAACAGGTGGTCCGCACTCTCCTGCAAGAGGTTCAGATACACCGGCGGGACGGAGACCCGGCGATCGGGAGAGAGCCCATCGGCACCGGGAGCTCCTTCGAGGGCGTGAAGGTGAAGCCAGAGCTGGAGTTTGACTTCATGGTGCCGATCCAGACCAACGTGCAACAGATCGTTTTCTGCGACACTGATCCGCACGTTCCCAGCCGCTTCGGGATTGTCAAGACTGGATCTCAACAAAAGTTTCAATTACAATCTAAATCCACCTGGAAGAAGGATGAATATTTCGAAATCAAGTTCTGCACAGATGCTCGTGGTTACGGGTTTCTGCTGTCGGCTGACAAGATCCGGAAGTGGTTCCAGTCTCTATCTGACCGCACCCTGTCAGCACTCGAAAAGCGTTTCCCTGGATCCACCTTCAGGTTCCAGCAGCACGATCCTGCCAGGAACCTTCTCGTGACCAAGGATGGGAAGGAGCTGAACATCGACATTGTGCCGGCTATCAAGAATAAGAAGGAGCTGAACATCGACATCGTGCCGGCTATCGCGTATGAGAACACCTTCCTCGTCGCAAAGCAGTGCTCCAGTGAGATCAACCTTCCAAATGAGGCCACATGGAGGCTGTCCTTCTCCACCAGCGAGAGGGACTTTTTTAAGGAAATGAAGCGTGTCTTGCCCTCTAATTCCTGCCACCTCAAGTGCCTGCAGATCCTCAAGTACCTCAGAGAGAACGACAGTAAGCTCCGTCCCTCATCCCACTTCACCCACGGGCTTCGCTCCTACTACCTGAAGACCGCTCTCTTCCACTTGGTTATGAAGTCCTCTCCCCAGGCCTGGGCTGCCGGCTGCCTGGAACAGCGGCTCAGAGAGATGATCGAATACCTGATTGACAGACTGGGTGAAGACAGGATCCCGCACATCTTCCTGGGGAACAAGCGCCATCTGGAGAATCCGCAATGGCACCTGGGCGTCCCTGTGAAGTTCTTCCACCACACCGAAGCAAACCTGCTGGAGTACGTCAGCAAAACCACTATGGAGCAGGCCAGGCTGAGGCTGATTGAAATCAGTAATAACCTCGATGAGATCCTCCGCCAACATCTGAAATAA